A single region of the Balaenoptera ricei isolate mBalRic1 chromosome 12, mBalRic1.hap2, whole genome shotgun sequence genome encodes:
- the SOD2 gene encoding superoxide dismutase [Mn], mitochondrial isoform X2 produces MQLHHSKHHAAYVNNLNIAEEKYRDALEKGDVTAQVALQPAIKFNGGGHINHSIFWTNLSPNGGGEPEGELLEAIKRDFGSFKNFKEKLTAVSVGVQGSGWGWLGFNKEQGRLQIAACSNQDPLQGTTGLIPLLGIDVWEHAYYLQYKNVRPDYLKAIWKVISWENVTARYMAGKK; encoded by the exons ATGCAGCTGCATCACAGCAAGCACCACGCGGCCTACGTGAACAACCTGAACATCGCCGAGGAGAAATATCGGGATGCGCTGGAGAAGG GTGATGTTACAGCTCAGGTAGCTCTACAGCCTGCAATAAAGTTCAACGGTGGAGGCCATATCAATCATAGCATTTTCTGGACAAATCTGAGCCCTAACGGTGGTGGAGAACCCGAAG gggaGTTGCTGGAAGCCATCAAACGTGACTTTGGTTCCTTCAAGAACTTTAAGGAGAAGTTGACCGCCGTATCCGTTGGTGTCCAAGGCTCAGGCTGGGGTTGGCTCGGTTTCAATAAGGAACAGGGACGCTTACAGATTGCTGCTTGTTCTAACCAGGATCCCCTGCAAGGAACAACAG GTCTTATTCCACTGCTGGGAATCGATGTGTGGGAGCATGCTTATTACCTTCAGTATAAAAATGTCAGGCCTGATTATCTGAAAGCCATTTGGAAGGTAATCAGCTGGGAGAATGTAACTGCGAGATACATGGCTGGCAAAAAGTAA
- the SOD2 gene encoding superoxide dismutase [Mn], mitochondrial isoform X1: MLCRAACSTSRKLVPALGALGCRRKHSLPDLPYDYGALEPHINAQIMQLHHSKHHAAYVNNLNIAEEKYRDALEKGDVTAQVALQPAIKFNGGGHINHSIFWTNLSPNGGGEPEGELLEAIKRDFGSFKNFKEKLTAVSVGVQGSGWGWLGFNKEQGRLQIAACSNQDPLQGTTGLIPLLGIDVWEHAYYLQYKNVRPDYLKAIWKVISWENVTARYMAGKK; the protein is encoded by the exons ATGTTGTGCCGGGCGGCGTGCAG CACGAGCAGGAAGCTGGTGCCGGCCCTGGGGGCTCTGGGCTGCCGGCGGAAGCACAGCCTCCCCGACCTGCCGTACGACTATGGCGCCCTGGAGCCCCACATCAACGCGCAGATCATGCAGCTGCATCACAGCAAGCACCACGCGGCCTACGTGAACAACCTGAACATCGCCGAGGAGAAATATCGGGATGCGCTGGAGAAGG GTGATGTTACAGCTCAGGTAGCTCTACAGCCTGCAATAAAGTTCAACGGTGGAGGCCATATCAATCATAGCATTTTCTGGACAAATCTGAGCCCTAACGGTGGTGGAGAACCCGAAG gggaGTTGCTGGAAGCCATCAAACGTGACTTTGGTTCCTTCAAGAACTTTAAGGAGAAGTTGACCGCCGTATCCGTTGGTGTCCAAGGCTCAGGCTGGGGTTGGCTCGGTTTCAATAAGGAACAGGGACGCTTACAGATTGCTGCTTGTTCTAACCAGGATCCCCTGCAAGGAACAACAG GTCTTATTCCACTGCTGGGAATCGATGTGTGGGAGCATGCTTATTACCTTCAGTATAAAAATGTCAGGCCTGATTATCTGAAAGCCATTTGGAAGGTAATCAGCTGGGAGAATGTAACTGCGAGATACATGGCTGGCAAAAAGTAA